The genomic DNA tcaaacagttttccaaaagaatgtgtagaataaagttatgtcctctcttctgttttccatattttcataacattgtcatccttgattgaatgtttcactctacctcatattatcaggatcagactaattcttttgactgttttccatcagtcagtttgtcctcttggtcagcagtaacagctaaaaaTCTagtttctactcctgagaaaaagctaacattagcatggattaacaaccctgttactgtgattagagtagggttagcaaacaacaaataaaacatggaataaaaatggtaccattgatatgtaagctgagccaatcaagcctttgatagtttattacctattattgatgaatatggagcagaaaactgtaaaagagaaggttcatttttcaaacattttgaagcccagatGTCCTCCAATACTGGAATGATGGACATTTACCACTGAACCCTGAacttctacagtttcatttagtttttatctAAAGCgttgtacatctgagagtagatacaacaccagcaaggatctagtgaggagaaaacaacctggaaaagaaccataaaacaagttcaagtgtgataatcaACTTTGGTGCATACAGGCAGTGCAGGAGGAAAGaggaattattattttattttctgagctGGGTCtctagtcttttcttaaagactgagagagactctgcagatggaatagagtttggtaactcgctGCACCACGTTTAAGTTCAACAAAGTTCATGTAGAGATCCATACATCACTCGGGCTTACATTCACAGCCTGATCCGGCCATCAGCAGCTTTCCCGTCGGCAGAGATCTTCTGACCGTCCTCACCACCTCCACCCGCTCCTCCTCCGTCAGGTAGGGATACTCGCCGTTGGAGCCCTGAACCACCAGAcctgcaacacacaaacacttcacTTTTATTGCCTCTGTGAACAGGGTCATGTGATCTTCACCTCATGACTTATTGTCAGTTTGTGCCTGACCTACTGTGCTCCAAAACCTGACATTTATCAGCCCTGTGGATACTCGGTCATCCATCCACAACAATGCTGATGCTGAGAATGGAACCTAATGTACAGGAtaagccaggggtgtcaaaaTTTTAGTCCAGTGGCCCCATTCAGCCTGATTTGATCTCAAGttaccagtaaaatcacagcatataataatctataaataaccacgACTCCAAAAGGTACATTCTGaagatgttcacatttcaggaattatctttttacaaaaccttatgaacaacctggaatttcttaagaaaaataaattcaatttcaacaacattatgcttcagtttatcatttacacattacaacttatagaTAACAGAGTgcctacaaaggaacaaaacatttagtcacaggtatctgaaactgaatgatataatattttactttatgatcaaaacgacaaaagtcagacaaaaaaaaacaagaaaaacaagacaaaatattacaaaaatgagacacaaaatgacaaaagtgagaaacaaaatgacaaaaaaataagacagatgacgcgaaacaaaacaaaagagacaaaaaaagttaccaaaaattgacaaaaacaggacaagacaaaaaagaaacaaaacaacaaaaactatgctcaaaacaacgaataaagcaaaacacaaaatgagaaaaataaggtaaaaaagacaactgagacaaaaaggaaacacaagatgacaaaaacatgagacaaacgacaaaagccagacaaaaaacaacaaaaacaagacaaaatattacaaaatcgagacacaaagcgacaaaaaatggagaaacgACAAACACGAGACACAATaattaaagtgaaacacaaaatgacaaaaataagacaaaaaagacaagtgagacaaaaaggaaacacaaaatgagaaacaaaaagacaaaaacatgaaaaaaaacaacagaagtcagacaaaaaacaacaaaaacaagacaaaatatgacaaaaagacacaaaacgagaaaagaacaatgaacgatctagtattttactttatgatcaaaacaacttgtcatggtctagaaattatttaaaatttataactttacaaatttacaatctgcagttaatgtcttctctgtaatttttacaaagTTATCCTTTcagccggattggaccctctggagggccggttttggaccacgggctgcatgtttgacacccctggtctagactgaatctctgattcatttattgtttttaaaggctgtggtcttaaacttttgatcagctgactaaagcctgtttgtgtttaaatgcagtttttaataaattacctgctcacatttttttctctctcgctctcatttcttctttttgcagttGGAAGCTCTACTTAGAACCTTCTTAAGACCCAACAGTGCAAAATGCAAATTCTTTCAACTTTTCAGCCGGTCTTAAGACTTTTATTGGGAGTGTACACAATATAATCATTACTAGCCTGAGCTGTGTACAAGTTAGTAATTATATAAGCAGCAGCGGGAGGAAGTCAGTAGTGACAGAGTGACTcttttaaccctggtgtcgtcctgcgggtcaaaattgacccgttttaaagtttgaaaatgtgggaaaaaagatattttcacagtgaaacttctgatgtccacattttcaacatttttgggaaattgttgaacattttttggtggaaaaaaagaaatgttaaaaatgtctcttcagaacattcacataaaaatcaaccaaaatccagcgaaattcgctggattttggttgacttttttgtgaatgtttcttaaagaaaatattagaagttttactgatatatttgtaatcactttagatatttttaggatttttggggaagatttttacccatcttttgaaaatatttacaagaattttcttgccaaatttggggcatttttttaaaattaaaataaaacttttaagggaaacttaaggaattgttggaattttcttcctgaaggttttgcaaattttcagaaatttggggaattcttttgctgaattttttgattttttttcagacaaagaaacaatatttttggtgcccataaacaaagacaacaggagggttaaatagaTGAAGTAGTAGCAGTAGGACTGCATTCAAACCATGGAGGTAGTAGCACTAAATGACCACCAGGGGAGGACAAACCACCACAGTGTGAGTTTGCGTTTTTCCCTCCGTCCTGAACTTTGTCCTGTGTGATGATCCCTAAACTGACAACAGACCCAACCGAGGAAACGTTTTGCcaaagggggagaaaaaaaaaactctccagCGGTTTCTCAAGACTAATGTAAACGAAGTATTTCTGTGGATGCTTTTAGACTTTATCTGTCTATATCTTCCCTGCCTGTTTAAAGCTCTCCCACTGCTGGTATCATGCTGGCCTGCCACCCAGCAGTTTTCACTTCTGTTCGCTCATGAGCTCTGACCTTTAAACGGTATCTTGGCATATCTGTGCAggttttcctccagtttctgataGTCCACGTCCTCCATGGCGGTGAAGGGAGTGGCGATGGGCGGATAGATCCCGCTGAGATCCAGCCTGGCCGCTGCTGCGTGGCTCTGGGTTCGTGTCCACGCTGCCCGGTAAGCTGCCCGGTGAGCTGCCCGGCTCAGGGAGCTCCAGACCCGGACGCACTGCATGCTGAAATGGTCAGTGACGGAGCTGCTGGGAgtctgtgcagctgctgcaacCGCGGACAGTTAATCACTAACCTGCTTCTTCAAATATTGACCAGAAATAATCATTTATGAACAACTTTACTTGAAACCACTCGGGGGTTTAAATTGGTCACGTATTGCGCTGCGCTGTGCGTAAAAGATGGTTTTCCTGTTAACTTTAGCCAAGTATCCGCATGACTGAAACATTCGTTCACCTGGAACTTTTAAAATAATCGACACACACTTAGTTCACAGCGACTTCTCCAGACATGGTAGAAATTGCCACACATCCAGAGCTCCGCCCAGAATCAATAAGGGCTCATCAGTCACAAGCAAGCTTCAGTGTGAACGCAAACTGGAGGCTCCCGCTGGTTCGAATTCCAACCAAATACTGCTGTTGTCATCCAAACCACCTGTCCAGCTCTGTgttaaagacagtaaaaacatttcataCACCTCTGCTGAGTGGTTTCTCCTTTTATAAAGACTTGTGACTGTGGCTTAAataatacactaccattcaaaagttggGGGTcaccaggcaatttcatgttttccatgaaaactcacacttttattcctgtgctaatataactgcacaagggttttctaatcatcaattagcctttcagcaccattagctaacacaatgtagcattagaacacaggagtgatggttgctggaaatgttcctctgtacctctatgtagatactccattaaaaatcagccatttccatctagaatagtcatttaccacattaacaatgtctagactggatttctgattcatttaatgttatcttcattggagaaattgcttttctttcataaataaggacatttttaagtgatcccaaacttttgtaaGGTAGTATACATAAcataaatggatttttttttaaatctgtcatGTCCTTCCTTCATTTAAGTGCTTCATATACATCCCTTGAACTTGTGAGGTGTTTTTGTGATGCTGCtcttcatttaattttgtttgaaTGAAATGTGTGTACCAATAATTAGACAGTGATTTGTGGAAGGTTTACCTTTCTCCATGCATCCCAAAACACAAATTGGTTATTCTACAACttgtaaaatgcagttttttttcctctccttgcTGTAGGACCATTTCCTCCCGGTTGTTGAGGGGAAATGGTCCTACAAGAACTACAGCaagctttcaaaaataaggacatttctaaatgaccccaaacctttggaCAGCAGCGTATGTCCAATAATATGATATATTAAGATCGGTTGACCATTTTCAGTCACATCTGCCTAACAACTGATTAAAAAGTTACAGAAACTACACTTAAATATTCACACACCTACAGATTTTTTAACCCCTTCAGACCTGCACCCACTGGAATGGACAGGATATATTTTTACCAATAAAAACCTGGGACTTCAATAATGCTTCGTTACTAATTGGTTTCTGGTTATCCAGTCACAATGAGGTTATGACCGGTAATTTGATGAGTTGCAGACACCAGACTAGACAAGCATGGCTCTGATGCCAGTTGATACATTGCTGAACAAACTGACATGCATAAATGCTCTGAGCTAAGACTGCCATCTACTGTCTGATGAACTTACTGCAGTTACCAGATGTTCTACTGACATATAGTGTGGATGTGATGGTTCTGATAGCCTTTACACTGCTGCCACCGTGTGGAAGAAACGTTAGTTATATTTACTTCATGGAAATCACAGCAGCTTTCTGCAGTTTGTAGCTTTTACTTGGCTTTGATGGATGGAGGGTAAAAACCTACAGTTTAATGAATCAGTCCAGAATCTCTCTTCTCTGCTCAGTCAGgttgaaatgtttctgtttgctCTTTTACAACTGACAATAaatggatcattccagaattggaggacatttgggcttcaaaatttttgaaaaatgcaccttctctttcacagttttctgctccatattcatcaataataggtaataaactatcaaaggcttgattggctcagcttacacaccAATGGTactatttttattccatgttttatttgttgtttgctaaccctagtctaatcacagtaacagggttgctaatccatgctaatgttagctttttctcagcagtagaagctagatatttaccttctactgctgaccaagaggacaaacttactgatggaaaaaagtacaaAGAATACAGCTTTTCCAGTCTGAAACTCAAGGTCAGTCTCAAATACTCTTTCCATCTTGTTGATACAATAGCATCAGAATGAGATTAGCTGGATATTATCAGACCAAAGGACTTAAATACAATAACACATAAACTCTGAATAAGACTGATCCTGTAATTCAGTAAACCACTGACAGTGAGGGGTTTGGAACTACATGTGTGATCTCAATAACTACTTAGACTCTTCTTTCAGATAAGAAACTAAAACACTCCCAAAAttatacaccactgttcaaaagtttggggtcagttagaaatgtcattatttctgaaagaaaagcagtctttttcaatgaagatgacattgtTAACATGGTAAaggactgttctagctggaaacggctgatttttaatagaatatctccataggggtacagaggaacatttccagcaaccatcactcctgtgttctaatgctacattgtgttagctaatggtgttgaaaggctaactgatgattagaaaacccttgtgcagttatgttagcacatgaataaaagtgtgaattttcatggaaaacatgaaattgtctgagtgaccccaaactttggaacggtagtgtatttttttgcagtctgtcaagcaaaggtgttcagtgaagaactgggtttttaatcttttcttaaagacttaGGAGGACTCTGCAACCTAAAAATGGTCTCATTTTAATTCATCAAGCACTGATGAAACCATTAATTAAACTAACATACCTCTCAGAATGCATGTGTTTTGATAGCAGTGAAGATTAGACAGCCAGTGTCGACAGTTTATCCACCTCTACTGGAGGAATAAGGTGAAGACTACAACtgattgtggacattttgcgGCATTAGTGATAGCAATGCACTATAAAGTGGCTATTTAACAGCCTGTTATAGGATAATCATTGTGatgctttttttctatttactgTGTAATATGATAAAACACAGTCTATTACAGAAACAGCTGTACAACACCACAGGACCCGGAACATCCCAACGGCAGAGACAAGACTGTTAGACTTCAACATCCATGACAATCCATCTGCACTGTTTGCAGTTTGCACATTACTAGTACATTTCTTGCACCCTATTTTAGCaccctgtatatattgtgtatatTTGCACATGCAGCTGATGTGTCTTGTGCTCCCCCcccccaccaaaaaaaaaacacacctggGATCGTTTACAGTGATGTATTGTGATTAAAGAAACGACTCAGTCTGAGCAGTAAACAATCTAAACTCTCAGCAGTGTCGCTGATCATCACAGCTCGAGGCTATTATTAGAAAGTTACGTCACGGCGTGTTGGAGGCGCGTCTCTCTGCCGGTTAAGCAGAATCCTCACCAGCGCCGTTAACGGGTCCTACGGTCCCTCCTTCCCCACATGGAGCGGAACCACGCAGCACCACGTGACCCGGGCTCCCTGGACTGAGCCTCTCACACCGCATCATGGCTGCGGAGGATGCGGCCGCGCGGTACCGAAGCGGAGCCCCGCTGTCTCCCCGGGCTCCGCTCTCTCCGCTCCGCCTGCTGCTCTTCGTCTCGCTGCTTCCCGCTCCGGCGCTCGGTCTGCTCGGCTTTCGGCCGGAGGAGACCGGGGCGGAGCTGTCCGTGGAGGACGGGGTGCTGAAAGCCACCGAGGGAACCCGCTTCATGTTGCGGGTCTACTACTCCACCTCCCCGCAGAGGCTCAACCGCACCGCGGGGAAACGCGCCAATAATGCCGCGCCCTGGATCGCCTTCATCGAGGAGCCAACTCCCGGCAGAGAGGGACAAGTTCACCCGAAGCGGAATATGTGCATGGACAAGAACGCCAGGACGTCCGACATCGAGGTTTTAGGCTCTTTCAAGTCTGCTTCCAGTCAGAACTCGGTGCTGGTGGAACTGTTGGCCAAAGACCTGCGGAGGGGGGAGAAGATCAAATACTACTCCATGTGCGCCTTCGATGGATCCAAATGGGAACATTACCGGACCAGGGATTTCTGGGTGGCCGTGACTGAGCGCTCAGCGGTGCCGGAGCTCTGGCTGCAGGTGTTGGTGTCAGTCCTCCTGCTCGGGCTGTCAGCTCTGTTCAGCGGACTCAACCTGAGCCTGCTGGCCCTGGACccagtggagctgcaggttcTCCAGAACAGCGGCACCGACACGGAGCAGAACTACGCGCGGAAAATCGAGTCCGTGCGTCGGCATGGAAACTACGTCCTGTGCACTTTACTGCTGGGGAACGCGATCATCAACGCCTCTCTGGCCGTGTGGATGTGCCAGATCCTGGGCATGACCTGGCTCTCTACGGTCATCTGCGCCTTCGGCATCTTCTTCATCGGGGAGATCCTTCCTCACTCGGTGGCGTCGCGCCACGGTCTGGCCATCGCTTCCAAAACCATCTGGGTGACGCGGCTGCTGATGGTGCTCTCCTTCCCCATCTCCTACCCCATCAGCAAGCTGCTGGACCTCATCCTCAACCAGGAGATCTCAAACTTCTACACCAGAGAGAAGCTCCTGGAGATGCTGCGCGTCACCGACCCGTACCACGATCTGGTCAAAGAGGAGCTCAACATCATCCAGGGAGCGCTGGAGCTGCGAACCAAAACCGTGGAGGACGTCCTGACGCCGCTCACCGACTGCTTCATGCTGGCCTCGGACGTGGTGCTGGACTTCAACACCATGTCTGAGATCATGCAGAGCGGATACACGAGGATACCGGTGTTTGAGAACGAGAGGTCCAACATCGTGGACATCCTGTTCGTCAAGGACCTGGCTTTCGTGGACCCGGACGACTGCACACCGCTGAAGACCATCACCCAGTTCTACAAACACCCGCTGCACTGCGTCTTCAACGACACCAAGCTGGACGCCATGCTGGAGGAGTTCAAGAAAGGTGAGGAGGGGCCACAAATCTGGGGTGAGAAGAAGTGCAGTTCAGGATATTAGATCATGTTTATATGCAATCATCGAACTTATTTTGTTCTCTAATATATTTAGTAAATACCTGAATTATGACTACAGACAGCAGAACCAACCCAAGGTCATTCACACAAATTAAGATGTTGGTGGAGAACCTCTGCAACAGGGATTAATGTCTTAAACGTACCTAAACCTTTCCATATACTGATTCATGCTTCCATGTTAGGCTCCAGTGAAACTTTTCTCTGCAGTTTATAGTATTTCATACTTCTGTCTAATGCTTTTATCAGCTACAGTTCTGAATGTGATCCAGTATTTTGCAGCAGGGAATTTAGATTGGACTTCTCTCTGAGTTAGTGGTGAAACACATCTAATGTGTGGCTAGTTACTATGGCAACTTGTAAGTCTGGGGTGATTCCAGGTGACAGTGCAGGATGCAGAGTGGCCTTTACATTCGGACACCTGACAaatgtatatacactactgttcaaaagcttggggtcacccagacaatttgtTGAAAAGGATGAACTGTGCTGTAAAAGCTGCTGGTTTCAGTCTCTGCACTGGCCGAATACATCCAAACAGACAGCTGAGCTGTGTTTCAGAACAGTACTTAAACCTCCTCCTGCTCCACTGGGGCTCCTCTGTATTTAATATTGAAGTGATGTAATACTTTAGGCGATGCGTATCTTTGGAGCTGAGAGGAGTCATGCAGTCTGCACCAATAACAGGTTAAACCCAGTCTGcagtgctgctgcagcagaCCAGAGTTCCCTCCTGCATGGTCAGCTGGCCTAACTGCTTTATTGTAAAGCTTTAAATGGGTGGGGTGTGAAGTGGCCAATCACAGACCTCGCTGTTTATCACTGCCTTCCTACAAGCTCAGGGACCTGCACTGTCAGCACTTTCtggttttctctgtttgtagtgAGGACAGGAAGTGAGGGAGGAGGGAGCAGAGCAGGACACCTTGACCAGGAGACATCTGACAgctcttttatttacatttctgctCACTGCTGTAGATAGTCATACAGTattttaaacattgtttttaacatgttttatgtaGCAGTGACAttacttttaaaacattttactaATCCAAGGCTGGTAAGATTTTCTAAACCTGCCAACCGGTTTGATCTCTGTACTTCAATCAATCAGTGATGCTATTCAGCGTAggcgatcatttctctccatctattccgatgttttgctttttgactgttccatgtggagccatgatgccaGTCTGtccatcattttcattctctctctgcctcggcatctcttcacatttatttttccacttgTGACGATATATTCTAGCGTCTCTTTCGTTATGAtgcgtccaaaaaatgttgcttgccgTTTCCTCATTTTGTTCAATAGTGTATAACTTGTGTTTGGCAATtctgaaatgtctttattgCTTATTCTGTCcgtatacactactgttcaaaagtttggggtcacttagaaatgttcttattttttgaaagaaaagcagtgatggttgcccatttccagcaaccatcactcctgtgttctaatgctacattgtgttagctaatggtgttgaaaggttaattgatgattagaaaacccttgtgcagttatgttagcacatgaataaaagtgtgagctttcatggaaaacatgaaattgtctaaatgaccccaaacttttgaacagtagtgtgtgttCGCAGCTTATTTGTCTCCTGTTTGTAtcatttacagaaataaaacagaagaataCAGACAGTCAAGTTCAGGTTGTGATTCTCCCTCAAAAGAAGGCTGCTGTGGCTAAAGAGAGAAACACTTTCATCCTCCATCCAAACCTCAAAATGCATCAAACACATTAGGTGCTATAAAAGCACAGCCATCAAACGCACCACCATCAGCCAACAATAACAAATGAATTTGCTAAAAGGAAAAAGGGCACTTATCATACATGCTACAATGACTTCCATCACCAGAAGCTCAACTTTCACTCTTCTTTCCATGCAAAGACTGTAATTTACTGCATACTCTGGTGAAATGTTTAATCAGCCATCCAAGCCAACAACATTTAGCCCCCAATTACATAAACAACACTGAATAAACCGTTAAGTAGCCAACTATTCCAGCAACACATTGCACGCCATCTTGTGCCACCAACTGCAGATTactaataaaacttttttttttaaattgacgaATATGCCACTCAGACTAAAATAGTGAAAGACAGTTAGTtattagcttaaaaaaaaatcacaaatgatTATTCATCACAGTCACATTTGAAAGCATTGCACAGCAGTTCAAATTTTAGAAACACATCCAAGAGTTTTATGCTACTGGAAGTCAGGAGCCAGACTGATTTCACCTTCACAGTAGCAAAAAATACCCAAACATATTCTGCCGTCTTGTGTCTCTAAGCTCCATGCCGAAGATAAaacacagtttgacatttttaatatcAACACCCTGtatagctgtttgtttttttccccctggaGCCCTCTGTGTCAGCATCAGATGCTGCAGGAGTCTCACTGAACTGAAAGTGAAGGGCTGCATTTTTCTGCCGCAGTGCCTGAAAGTGTTGctacagagagaggaaaaagagcaggaagagagagagagagagagagagcaacaCAGAGGGAAAGACCTTGTTTATAATCCTCTGGTTGTGTGGATAATCTCATCTAGATCTCTTTGTGGCAACGTGACACAACAATCATATCTGTGTTCATC from Amphiprion ocellaris isolate individual 3 ecotype Okinawa chromosome 4, ASM2253959v1, whole genome shotgun sequence includes the following:
- the LOC111580396 gene encoding metal transporter CNNM1-like; the encoded protein is MAAEDAAARYRSGAPLSPRAPLSPLRLLLFVSLLPAPALGLLGFRPEETGAELSVEDGVLKATEGTRFMLRVYYSTSPQRLNRTAGKRANNAAPWIAFIEEPTPGREGQVHPKRNMCMDKNARTSDIEVLGSFKSASSQNSVLVELLAKDLRRGEKIKYYSMCAFDGSKWEHYRTRDFWVAVTERSAVPELWLQVLVSVLLLGLSALFSGLNLSLLALDPVELQVLQNSGTDTEQNYARKIESVRRHGNYVLCTLLLGNAIINASLAVWMCQILGMTWLSTVICAFGIFFIGEILPHSVASRHGLAIASKTIWVTRLLMVLSFPISYPISKLLDLILNQEISNFYTREKLLEMLRVTDPYHDLVKEELNIIQGALELRTKTVEDVLTPLTDCFMLASDVVLDFNTMSEIMQSGYTRIPVFENERSNIVDILFVKDLAFVDPDDCTPLKTITQFYKHPLHCVFNDTKLDAMLEEFKKGKSHLAIVQRVNNEGEGDPFYEVMGIVTLEDVIEEIIKSEILDETDLYTDNRTKRRVSHHERKQQDFSIFKLSENEMKVKISPQLLLATHRFLSTEVEPFKLAHISEKILLRLIKHPSVVQELKFDERNKRAAQHFLFQRNKPVDYFILVLQGRVEVEFGKEALKFENGAFSYFGVPAIMPTVHRSPSRSSGLDRSESMLYGGSMSQLNGGGNVYLPDYSVRQLTHLQIIKITRSHYQNAVTATRMDSSPQTPDADTRLTEGNSPTPEPPATLMPPHHTTTTTLMPPPREPSRPSSARTRGQQSSVPHSTSLLNEKNRIVRSKSDGQKSPSDSVFLRMDEIPYIREDRSETEAHADMASVPIETDTSPFISSLSLSGSEDTLGKKLLLKLSHKKRKKSREGEKTPEDISEQPLVQT